In Chloroflexaceae bacterium, the following proteins share a genomic window:
- a CDS encoding ABC transporter permease: MRLRSNPVLTRELRGRIRGQRAMIILVAYLAITAIVTLLVYAAAASTFERGINDPEAGRGIGKGIFLTVMGATLVQVCLISPALTAGAISGEKERQTYDLLLISLLSPWQIIVGKLVAALAFALLLIIAALPLAGLSFLFGGVSGAELIIGIIGVLVTAVCYATIGLLASGLMRSTLSATVLAQGIVIALLLGVPFLYVIISTLTDAFSGPFEPWYVYVMGLFLSTHPFIALGITAASLASGENPFFFDIPTRTGEVIVPSPWMVYVALSAILTLVCLFLCIRLLKPTEYAAPRRKAVRQG, from the coding sequence ATGCGCCTCCGTTCAAACCCCGTCCTGACCCGCGAGTTGCGCGGGCGCATCCGCGGCCAGCGCGCGATGATTATTCTCGTCGCCTACCTCGCCATCACCGCGATTGTCACTCTGCTGGTCTATGCCGCGGCGGCCAGCACGTTCGAGCGCGGCATCAACGACCCCGAGGCCGGTCGGGGCATCGGCAAAGGCATCTTCCTCACCGTCATGGGGGCAACGCTGGTGCAGGTCTGCTTGATCAGCCCCGCGCTCACCGCCGGGGCGATTTCCGGCGAGAAGGAGCGCCAGACCTACGATCTGCTGCTCATCTCGCTGCTCTCGCCCTGGCAGATCATCGTGGGCAAACTGGTCGCGGCGCTGGCCTTCGCCCTGCTCCTGATCATCGCCGCCCTGCCGCTGGCGGGCCTGTCCTTCCTCTTCGGCGGCGTCAGCGGCGCAGAGTTGATCATTGGCATCATCGGCGTTCTGGTCACCGCCGTATGTTACGCTACCATCGGCTTACTCGCATCGGGGCTGATGCGTTCGACCCTATCGGCCACGGTGCTGGCGCAGGGCATCGTGATCGCTCTGTTGCTGGGGGTGCCGTTTTTGTACGTCATCATTTCCACACTCACCGATGCCTTCAGTGGCCCGTTTGAACCGTGGTATGTTTATGTGATGGGCCTGTTCCTGTCCACTCACCCCTTTATTGCCCTCGGCATCACCGCGGCCTCGCTCGCCAGCGGCGAAAATCCCTTCTTCTTCGACATCCCTACGCGAACGGGCGAGGTCATCGTGCCATCGCCCTGGATGGTCTACGTTGCGCTCTCAGCGATCCTCACGCTTGTCTGTCTGTTCCTCTGCATACGGTTGCTTAAGCCGACGGAGTACGCCGCGCCCCGCCGCAAAGCCGTCCGGCAGGGATAG
- a CDS encoding DNA methyltransferase: MPRKASHNQPESSHLPLNTIIQGDCVEVLKTFPDRSVDLIFADPPYNLQLRQELLRPNQTVVDGVDDAWDQFADFAEYDAFTRAWLGECRRVLKDDGTIWVIGSYHNIFRVGAILMDLGYWILNDVIWHKTNPMPNFRGTRFQNATETLIWAKKSAEQKKYTFNYHAMKHLNDEKQMQNVWRIPLCTGPERVKLNGKKAHSTQKPEALLYRVILASSNPGDVVLDPFFGAGTTGAVARKLGRNFIGIELEPAYVEIARRRLASLAMPLFGEAELITRSRRTAPRVSFGQLVEAQYLAVGQPVFSRDRRVVATVKADGHLLWGDASGSIHQIAALAQNKPAFNGWEFWYCEDESGNLVSIDALRERYRMEHDPEQVEQPDIVSA; this comes from the coding sequence ATGCCCCGCAAGGCTTCCCACAACCAGCCTGAGAGTTCGCATCTCCCTCTCAATACGATCATTCAGGGCGACTGCGTCGAGGTGTTGAAGACCTTTCCCGACCGGTCGGTTGATCTGATCTTCGCTGATCCACCCTACAACTTGCAGCTTCGGCAGGAACTGCTGCGCCCGAACCAGACGGTGGTTGACGGGGTTGATGACGCGTGGGACCAGTTTGCCGACTTCGCCGAATATGACGCCTTTACGCGCGCCTGGCTCGGCGAATGCCGCCGCGTGCTGAAGGACGACGGGACGATCTGGGTGATCGGTTCGTACCACAATATCTTCCGCGTCGGGGCCATTCTGATGGATCTGGGATACTGGATTCTCAACGATGTCATCTGGCACAAAACCAACCCCATGCCCAATTTTCGCGGCACGCGCTTCCAGAATGCCACTGAGACCCTCATCTGGGCCAAAAAATCGGCCGAGCAGAAGAAGTACACCTTCAATTACCACGCCATGAAGCATCTGAATGATGAAAAGCAGATGCAGAACGTCTGGCGCATTCCCCTGTGCACCGGCCCGGAGCGGGTGAAGCTCAACGGCAAGAAGGCCCATTCCACCCAGAAACCTGAAGCGTTGCTGTACCGGGTGATCCTGGCCTCCAGCAATCCCGGCGATGTGGTGCTGGACCCGTTCTTCGGTGCCGGCACCACCGGCGCGGTGGCCCGCAAACTCGGTCGCAACTTCATCGGCATTGAACTCGAACCAGCCTACGTTGAGATTGCCCGGCGCAGGCTGGCGAGTCTGGCGATGCCCCTCTTCGGCGAGGCCGAACTGATCACCCGGTCCAGGCGCACCGCGCCGCGGGTCAGTTTCGGGCAACTGGTCGAGGCGCAGTACCTCGCGGTGGGCCAGCCGGTCTTCTCCAGGGATCGCCGGGTGGTGGCGACGGTCAAGGCCGACGGGCATCTGTTGTGGGGCGACGCCTCCGGCTCGATCCACCAGATCGCCGCCCTGGCGCAGAATAAGCCGGCCTTCAACGGCTGGGAGTTCTGGTACTGCGAGGATGAGTCAGGCAACCTGGTGAGCATTGATGCGCTGCGCGAGCGGTACCGGATGGAGCATGACCCGGAACAGGTCGAACAACCAGACATAGTGAGCGCCTGA